A stretch of DNA from Rattus rattus isolate New Zealand chromosome 18, Rrattus_CSIRO_v1, whole genome shotgun sequence:
TAGAGAGTTGATCAGGTTTCAATACTTTGTAGAATCTCTGATTTTGGTTGTTGTTAATATCCAGCTTTAGTTCTTCGTAGTCTCATCAGATGCacggtgttatttcaattttcatgtatATAGTGAGACTTGCTTTATGGTCTCCTTTTAAGGTATTCAACAAAAGTTTAAtaatggagaagaagaaaaattacaatgTAGTTTTGTAGTCCTGGTAAAATTTGATTAAAGATGAAGAATTATCAGGCAAGAAGAACAATGGGGATAATGTTAAGAAGAGCACATGATGTCAggagaaagaattagaaaacttTGAGTgaccagcagaaagacaagactGTCTAGTAAAGGGTGGAATAGGTGGGCAGAGGCATACCTAGGAGTTCCTGGTAACCAGGCACAGGACAGTATATGTAattaagaggaaagaagagagactaGTGGTATTTGAGCAATAGAGTCAAGGCAAAAGTGAAATGTTTTCAGTGAATTACAGAATGAGAATACAATAAGTGTAGCCAATTATTCTCTTGATGCAATAAACTTTGGTTGAATTGATGAGAAAATGTCCAGTTAAGGTAAGACAAGGTGATCAATGGGCTGAAATGTAAAAGAGTTTGTGGAGAACAGTTTATAACACTGTTTATATATGTGAGAATTAAAGACATGGATGCACCATCATGTGTTAAAGTCACAGCAGCAGGTCTGGGGGAAGTATGGTTCTTTCCTGAAATACTAAATGAACCAGAGAAGGTGACACAGCCATGCACTCCTGCCTCCAATCACTACTAAGCAATGACCCTTTTCATAaccagtgtttctttttttttaatgccaagaACTAGGCATACTTTGAAGAGGAGAATTAGATTCTGCTTTGCTCTATCATAGTATATCTCAATTCCTTGTGAGGGAGGCAAATACTAACTTAAACAAAATATACATGGTAACATCCTCCATATCACAAGTGTGGTAGTACTATAAGAAGTTGTAAGGTACATCTGCCAATGAAAGAAGCCTAAGATTTCCTAGGAGAGAAACTGAGATGGCAAGGGTAAACACTATGATTTGAAACCATATATTATTTGTCAGCGTCATAACACAGCTCAATGAGGTTCTAAGATTAGGGAAACTGAGTCTgactttggtggaacttttggttctttttggatTAGGTAAATACACAATGATTAGACACTAGGGGCTTAAGAAGGGTTACCAGAAGTCACAGACAGAAACTTCTCACATCTAGTAAGATGTGTTGCTCTCTGCTCAGACTCCATCGCATGGGGTTCTTTAATCTTTTACTTGAACTTTGatacaaaatatattgtttttacatTACTTAGTTGGTAATActacacaagcaacagaaagtgacagaaacagaaaattggTACTGAGAAATTTGGACTTTGCTAATAACTCATTGAATGTGGGCAGTGAGCATGATGGAgtaaatgaagcattcccagATCAAAGTATTTAGGGCCATAGAAGGCACACAAAGCATATACACTACATAAAAAATACGGTATCCCAGTAACTTCTTGTGAGCCCATGAGTaatatgattcttttttaaaggaactcTCTGGGCAGCACTGTGAACACCACATTAACTGAGGCTCAATAGTGATCACAGAAAATCACCAGTAAAACAGCAGTAGTCTGCTTAGTCTCCTAGGGGTGCAATGAGGGTGGTGCACAGGAAGGACGGGAGCATTTATTGAAATCCCACTTTCAGCACAGCACTGAGTTAAGTACATAACATGCAGCCTCCGTCttcaaatgaatgagtgaaaacAGTCACGGGAAACTTCTCATTCTGTCATATAACACGATTGTTAAATATCATACCTTTCACCCAGAAAATTCCTggaaaacattcaagaaattgACTTCATGTTTCCGTAGGGTACCATTTTTAATGAACTCCAAGTTTTTCCCTCCCTTTGCTATTCTAGTTCCTGTTGGTCAGTTTATGCCTCAGGGAGACCCATTGCCAAGAGACAAGGTTTGGGTTGATGCCAATTCTTGCCTGCAGCTACTGAATTTTCTTCACACCAATTTCATCTTGAAGCAAAAGACCAAGGATGAACTGCAGTCAGGCTCCTGGCTTTATCCTCTTGGGTCTATCCAGGGACCCAGAGAAAAGTCATCTCCTCTTTAGCATCTTTCTTGCTCTCTATTTGCTGGGAATTTTAGGGAACTTGCTCCTTCTGTTAGCTATTTGTGCTGATGTCCACCTCCACACTCCCATGTATTTTTTCCTCAGTCAGCTCTCACTTGTGGATCTTTGCTTCATCACCACCACAGCCCCTAAAATGCTGGAATCTTTATGGACTGGAGATGGATCAATCTCATTCTCTGGATGCCTGATTCAGTTTTACTTCTTTGCTGTTTTTGCTGACATGGATAACCTGCTTCTGGCAGTCATGGCTATTGACCGCTATGCTGCTATCTGCCACCCACTGCTCTACCCACTTCTCATGACTCCTTGTAGATGTGGGGTTCTGGTCAGTGGGTCATGGGGAGTAACTAATTGTTTGTCTCTGACCCATACTTTGTTGCTCTCTCAGTTATATTTTCACACCAATCAAGAGATTCctcattttttctgtgattttgggCCTCTCTTATTGCTTTCCTGCTCAGATACTCACCTCAATGAAATCCTGATGATAGTTTTGGTTGGAATTTTAGGAATTGGTTCATTTCTCTGCATTGTAAGTTCTTATGGTTGTATTTTTTATGCTGTGGCTAGGGTTCCATCAGCACAGGGGAAAAGGAAAGCACTGTCCACATGCAGTTCCCACCTCTCTGTAGTCCTCCTTTTCTACAGCACAGTCTTTGTTGCCTACCTGAAGCCCCCATCTAGTTCTCATTCCTCTGGGGAGGTGGTAGCTGCTGTCATGTATACCTTGGTAACTCCCACTCTGAACCCCTTCATTTATAGTCTGAGAAATAGGGATGTTAAGAGTTCGTTGAGAAGGATCCTGAACATGGAGATGTCTCACAAATAAGGATCATCTATCAGGAAGGATAACACCCTTAGATCATGCAAAATGAGTCAGTTAACACTGTGGCCCATGGGACAATTATATGATTGCTATGACTAGTCTTCAGTATTAACTGGACTGAATTTGGAATCACCCTCAGTGCACACCTATGGGTAATTTGGAATCACCTTGAACACACATCTGGGAGTTTCTGCGAAGAGGTATCTGGAGAGATTTCACTAAGGAGGAAAGATCCACTTTGAATGTGGGAGGCACCATCCATTCCATTGAATAATCTTGGAAGCATAAAGGATAAAATGAAAAACCAGGCTTAGTATCATCATTCATCCGTTTTTTCTTGttgtagatatgtagatatgcAGTGTAACCCAGGACCCCAAATCCTTCTATGCTTTTCTCATCCTGATGTATTGCATTCTTCAAAGCAcgaataaaatgaatatttcattCCTAAATTGCTTGGCAGCTGTTTTGCCACAAGTAACAAAATgatctctagaaaaaaaatactatgttgGGTTTGTTATCTTTTAATTTGTCTTCTTATATTCATATTCCTGATGCATGAATATTCACTGCAGTCACTACAATCGTGTGATAATTATTGAAATTCCTACCAGTGGCTTAGTAACAACAGCCCCCTGATATCCTTAGAGGTTTTACTGCATCTCCTTCTGGAGATCTAGTGAAGTTAAGtatttcagtctttctctaatGTCCTTCTTCCAGTTGAACTTGGATACCACTGACAAATCATGGTAAAGGGAGATTTAGAGCTCATACAAGTTAAATCACAAGTAAGAGATAAGGAATCTGTGAGTCTAACAATAATCCAGGTCaataggaggtgtgtgtgtgtgtgtgtgtgtgtgtgtgtgtgtgtgtgtgtgtgtgtgtgtgtgtgtgtgtagagttacTTATGACACATCATTGCTTGGGAAAGCAAATTGCAAATTTGACCATCAAGTTTGCATCctgaaaccaaacacacacaatagGAAGAACACTTCTAATGTCATACTACAATAATAATGATGAACATTGTTCTAAATTTGTCATTGTATTGATGTTTCGTttacataattttgttttcattaatcaTTAGCACCAGCGCTATCTATATACAGCAACATGCTACAGAATGACAATTCAATACATGTCTTTACAGTGTGATGATCATCTCAGAGCACTATTTATGTTGTATGCAGGAAACAACACACAGTAGTCCACATAATCTTTTAAACCAACATccgaaattttttttttactattatctTCCCGCTGAGCATAGTTCTTAAGACTTAAAGGGGACTTTGAGAAAAAGCAGAGTTACTCTTCTCTACCCCATTGTGCGTGACTTTTCAAATAAGACACTGTCAGTCCAATAGAAAATCTTCACTGCCCTCCTTCTTCAGTCACATTTCGGTTGGCTTGCAGTAGAGAAGCCTTCTTAGTGCCTGTGGCACCTCTTTGTTCTTCAAAGTATAAATGCCAGTGTTAAAGATGGGGGTGACTACCGCATAAAGTAGGGCAATGACCTTGGAGAGAAGCTGGGAATGGACCACAGAAGTCACAGTGAACAAGACCATCAGTGTTCCATAGAATGTGGACACCACAGCCAGAGGAAAGGAGCATGTGGAGAAGGCTTTTGTCCTTCTAGTTCCATAGGGATCTCTCAGCACAGTCACCACATCTGAGGATAAAACATAAGAACCAACCAAAAATGGACAGTCATGAAGATAacagagagaacaaataaatgTAGTCACCTGGGCCACTTTGGAATCTGAACAAGCCAGGACCACAGTAAGAGTGATCAATTATATTAGAGCCACAGAACCTCAGCTGGGTCGTCAGAACAACAACTAACCCATCTACCATAAAGCCAGACAGCCAGACTGTGAGCATTAACCCCAGACACCATTGAAGCCTTATGAGGAGTGGGCATCATAAGGAGTGACAGATTGCTAGGCAGTGATCATCTGCCATGTCAGCCAGCAGGAAATACTATCTCTATCTAGAGAGCTCAAGGTGATGACATGGAGCTAGCAGCCAGCCGCCGTAGCTGGACTTTTGGCTACTTTTATGGGTTCCTTTTTCTCCTACTTTTCTGCACCCTTATGCCTTCCAAGCCTGTAACCCcagataagagaaagaaagaggggaaaagggagtaTCCAtgttgttagactacttcctgatgATTAGGGGTATTGAGTTTCTTGGAGCAAAGTTGATCTTCACTGtgaggatatctaatttcttcttgtctctctgtGCAGGACCACTTGATGAATTGCAACAAACTACTACAGCAATCAGCAaccagcagcagtagcagtagccaCAGCCATTCACAGGGCTCTCCCACTTatataccctctcaagagtccctTGAATTCCAAATATCATATACTTGCAGAATCTACAGCTGTCATAATTGTGCCCCTgccagagcacaaggcaaatcatagtcagctgctgtagaCAATCTAAAGCAGCCCCATACCCACCGtctagaattaaaataaaatcattttaactaTAACACTTCTGTGTTTTTGAAAATCACCAAAGTTCTCACTACAGGTCACAGGAATGGTGTTTGCCAACAGGAAACCCTCCAGCATTCTGGTCGCCACTGTGGACATGAGTCTGGAGGGCCTGGCTCACCAGAAAGAAATACATGCATATGAGAAGCCTCTGAGAACTGTCTACTGCCACTACAATGAAAATACTCCTTGTGATAATGGATGTATAGATCATGGTGAACAGATGACTAGGAGGGACTTCAGAGAAGCTAAGGGGCACAGACCCAGTGAATTAGGGTTCCTATGGAGACATTTCTATGGAGTCATTCAATTTTCTGCTTTATAGTACCTAGACAAATTTTACTGTATCTCTGATTTTCATcgcaatcctacagctgatattGCTACAAGATGATGTAAAGAGAGTGTACAAACTAATGTTGGCTTAAATTATCTTGCATCCatccatttctttattctttcattagtattttttctttttttttcttttttgcctacCTCTATACCATGTTCAGGCCTAGTGCTTATGTAGACTAGAAAAGGGCTTCCATCCCCTCCTGAaactgaggttacagatggttgtgagccgctgCCTGGGTGCTGACAATCAAATCTGgctcctctagaagaacagtcagtgttcttaactgctgagctgtctttccagacccatgtccttaaaaaaataagttactgCTTCTTCATCTCTTATCCATTCTCAAAATTTTCCTTATATAAACTTTTTGTTTAACTTAGTTCAtgataggggttgggatttagcatTCAGTGGTAGAGTCTTTGGAAGTTGCCTCAGGAAAAGGCTCCTGGGTTCCAGTTTGGTCCCATTGGGAGttccattgaagaaaaaaaaaaagaacaaaacaaaaacaaaacaaaaaaaaaaaacaacttagttCATGATTCTGATACTTCAAAACTTTTTAATACAATTCTATCCAGTACTTGTATCATGTAATTCTAACTCCACAATCTGTATAGTCAACCATATTTCCCTTCCTGGGTGACTTACAACATTCTTCAAGTGCCTGCTAGATGTATCCTTCAACCACAAACTGTCACTTTCCAAAACTACTGCCAGCTACTGAAAAATTTTGGGATCTCATAATCACT
This window harbors:
- the LOC116887365 gene encoding olfactory receptor 1G1-like, with protein sequence MNCSQAPGFILLGLSRDPEKSHLLFSIFLALYLLGILGNLLLLLAICADVHLHTPMYFFLSQLSLVDLCFITTTAPKMLESLWTGDGSISFSGCLIQFYFFAVFADMDNLLLAVMAIDRYAAICHPLLYPLLMTPCRCGVLVSGSWGVTNCLSLTHTLLLSQLYFHTNQEIPHFFCDFGPLLLLSCSDTHLNEILMIVLVGILGIGSFLCIVSSYGCIFYAVARVPSAQGKRKALSTCSSHLSVVLLFYSTVFVAYLKPPSSSHSSGEVVAAVMYTLVTPTLNPFIYSLRNRDVKSSLRRILNMEMSHK